One region of Actinomycetes bacterium genomic DNA includes:
- a CDS encoding zinc-dependent alcohol dehydrogenase family protein, translated as MRAVVFEEYGARPVVQEVPDPVPAEHGVVVRVEATGLCRSDWHAWAGHDRTIALPHVPGHELAGTVHEVGTSVTRWRPGQRVTVPFVCACGSCEQCLTGNHQVCERQTQPGFTGWGSFAELVALDHADVNLVGLPDEVEAAAAAGLGCRVATAHRAVVAQGRVQPGQWVAVHGCGGVGLSAVMVAVAAGARVVAVDVAQRALELARQFGAEVTVDAAQGDAVTAVRAATGGGAHLSLDALGSHDTCAASVKCLRTRGRHVQVGLLPPDLGHPAVPMARVIALELELVGSHGMAAHDYPALLGLVAAGRLRPDLLVTRRIGLDEAGDALTAMGEPGYPAGVTVVEPQRGAP; from the coding sequence ATGCGAGCAGTGGTGTTCGAGGAGTACGGCGCCCGGCCGGTCGTCCAGGAGGTCCCCGACCCGGTCCCGGCCGAGCACGGCGTCGTCGTCCGGGTGGAGGCGACCGGGCTGTGCCGCAGCGACTGGCACGCCTGGGCCGGCCACGACCGGACCATCGCCCTGCCGCACGTGCCCGGCCACGAGCTGGCCGGGACCGTGCACGAGGTCGGGACGTCGGTCACCCGGTGGCGGCCCGGCCAGCGGGTCACCGTGCCGTTCGTCTGCGCCTGCGGCAGCTGCGAGCAGTGCCTCACCGGCAACCACCAGGTCTGCGAGCGTCAGACCCAGCCCGGCTTCACCGGCTGGGGCTCGTTCGCCGAGCTGGTGGCGCTGGACCACGCCGACGTCAACCTGGTCGGGCTCCCGGACGAGGTCGAGGCGGCCGCGGCTGCCGGGCTCGGCTGCCGCGTCGCCACCGCCCACCGTGCCGTGGTGGCACAGGGCCGGGTGCAGCCCGGGCAGTGGGTGGCGGTGCACGGGTGCGGCGGGGTCGGCCTGTCCGCCGTGATGGTCGCGGTCGCGGCCGGCGCGCGGGTGGTGGCGGTCGACGTGGCGCAAAGGGCCCTCGAGCTGGCGAGGCAGTTCGGCGCCGAGGTCACCGTGGACGCCGCGCAGGGCGACGCGGTGACGGCGGTGCGCGCCGCGACCGGCGGCGGCGCCCACCTGTCGCTCGACGCCCTGGGCAGCCACGACACCTGCGCCGCGTCGGTGAAGTGCCTGCGCACCCGCGGCCGGCACGTGCAGGTGGGCCTGCTGCCGCCCGACCTCGGCCACCCGGCGGTCCCGATGGCCCGGGTGATCGCGCTGGAGCTTGAGCTGGTCGGCAGCCACGGCATGGCGGCGCACGACTACCCGGCCCTCCTCGGCCTCGTCGCGGCCGGGCGCCTCCGGCCGGACCTCCTGGTCACCCGGCGGATCGGCCTCGACGAGGCCGGTGACGCGCTGACGGCGATGGGGGAGCCCGGATATCCGGCAGGCGTCACCGTGGTGGAGCCGCAGCGCGGAGCGCCATAG